Proteins from one Penicillium digitatum chromosome 2, complete sequence genomic window:
- a CDS encoding Magnesium transporter NIPA: MESSQLSLAASLLPSLLSSAITPSISSTVAASSTHQLLVPPSNFSSETPHNYDGGNGGNMHKWSSLIGIITALCGNVLISLALNIQRYAHIRIAREWEQDKNRYGEYRNNRTRVRSRGRSQAQYRDTEQNDFEPYRDDDGDNTEGRNTGSSSRATSPGSKDGAYGNRKSHLKSPYWWVGIVLMVVGELGNFMAYGFAPASIVSPLGVVALISNCIIAPCLLKEQFRKRDLWGVLVSIVGAAVVVLSAKSSEKQFGPHEIWANITRWEFQLYLALTTSLIVGLMWASHRYGSRSIFIDVGLVALFGGYTALSTKGISSLLSGTLWHVITFPITYILVFVLVASALMQIRYINRALQRFDSTQVIPTQFVLFTLAVIVGSAVLYRDFESITADRATKFVGGCLLTFLGVSFITSGRVRADDESSFSSEDEEESIGLRNGERGILSAALSSPRGSLIDASPLSAPSFDFTSPLRPPSRMSNPWADIQDQGVGTPQSDIRLVTPPLQEHETPQPSTVLLRFPPAPGIEEVAGVNGIASPVRRTSTPTLLDQAGHSTRNEAPLETPSRRTLRNSISHRFSPGPLLPTLSGGFTAVVADSIRRSDGSPLKDRTRRRLGRRRQLDGALADPSLEGNSHAALSLATARLQSATNLADRTADAGRPTSAVPTGINTIPAPLINEDVTRLRSLSDSWNGGLAWLGGALRKTQNTKPDSVAATETPTPENRTQPEPSYNTGDSDTEIEDRR, from the exons ATGGAATCTTCCCAGTTGTCGCTGGCAGCAAGCCTGCTGCCTAGTCTTCTTTCTTCGGCCATCACCCCGTCGATATCATCCACAGTCGCGGCTTCTTCTACCCACCAACTACTTGTTCCACCATCAAATTTCTCCTCGGAAACCCCCCATAACTATGATGGGGGTAACGGGGGAAATATGCATAAATGGTCATCGCTGATTGGAATTATTACGGCTTTGTGCGGGAATGTTTTGATCTCATTGGCGCTCAATATCCAACGCTACGCGCATATTCGGATCGCAAGAGAATGGGAGCAGGATAAAAATCGCTACGGGGAATACAGAAACAATAGAACCCGGGTTCGTTCAAGGGGAAGATCCCAGGCTCAATACCGAGACACTGAGCAGAATGATTTCGAACCTTATCGCGACGATGATGGCGACAACACCGAAGGGAGGAACACTGGTTCGAGCTCGCGGGCCACTAGCCCTGGAAGCAAGGATGGCGCATACGGCAACCGCAAATCCCACCTCAAGTCTCCATACTGGTGGGTTGGAATCGTGCTTATGGTCGTGGGGGAGCTGGGCAATTTCATGGCCTACGGGTTTGCACCGGCGTCGATTGTCTCTCCATTGGGAGTTGTGGCTTTGATATCGAATTGCATCATTGCACCATGCTTACTCAAGGAACAATTTCGCAAACGAGATCTCTGGGGCGTACTCGTCTCTATTGTTGGTGCCGCCGTTGTGGTCCTCAGTGCTAAATCGTCCGAAAAACAATTTGGACCTCATGAAATTTGGGCCAACATCACACGATGGGAGTTCCAACTCTATCTCGCATTGACCACATCGTTGATTGTCGGTCTCATGTGGGCAAGCCACCGGTATGGCTCGCGATCGATTTTTATCGATGTTGGGCTTGTTGCATTATTTG GCGGGTATACGGCTCTTTCTACGAAAGGAATCTCTTCGCTTCTGTCTGGCACCTTGTGGCACGTTATTACATTCCCTATAACGTACATACTTGTCTTCGTCCTTGTCGCCAGCGCATTGATGCAAATTCGATACATCAATCGTGCTCTGCAACGCTTCGATTCCACGCAGGTGATCCCAACGCAGTTTGTTCTCTTCACTCTAGCTGTCATTGTCGGAAGTGCAGTCCTTTACCGTGATTTTGAATCTATAACGGCTGACCGCGCGACAAAGTTTGTTGGCGGTTGTCTGTTGACTTTCCTCGGGGTTTCCTTCATCACTAGCGGCAGAGTCCGCGCCGACGATGAATCGTCATTTTCATccgaagacgaggaagagtCCATTGGTTTACGCAATGGCGAAAG AGGCATTCTCTCCGCCGCGCTATCTTCACCTCGTGGATCTTTAATCGATGCATCTCCATTGTCTGCTCCGTCGTTTGACTTCACATCACCACTGCGGCCCCCATCTCGCATGTCCAACCCATGGGCAGACATCCAGGATCAGGGTGTTGGGACACCGCAGTCTGATATCCGCCTCGTTACTCCCCCTCTACAGGAGCACGAGACACCACAACCCTCGACAGTCCTGCTGCGGTTCCCTCCTGCACCTGGTATTGAGGAAGTAGCGGGGGTCAATGGAATCGCCAGTCCCGTACGACGTACTTCAACCCCCACGCTTTTAGACCAAGCCGGCCATTCTACTCGCAATGAAGCTCCCCTTGAAACACCATCGCGGCGCACTTTGCGCAACTCCATCTCTCACCGTTTCTCCCCTGGGCCCCTGCTTCCTACACTTTCCGGTGGCTTCACTGCCGTGGTTGCCGATTCTATCCGGCGTAGCGATGGTAGTCCTCTCAAAGATCGGACAAGGCGGAGATTGGGACGTCGGCGTCAACTCGACGGCGCTTTAGCAGATCCTTCTCTCGAAGGAAACAGTCATGCAGCGCTTTCACTTGCAACTGCTCGACTGCAGTCCGCCACCAACCTAGCGGACAGAACCGCGGATGCTGGCCGTCCGACGTCAGCTGTCCCGACAGGGATCAATACCATACCAGCGCCACTCATCAATGAAGATGTGACCCGTCTTCGCAGCTTGAGTGACTCGTGGAATGGTGGGCTTGCGTGGCTGGGTGGTGCTCTCCGCAAAACCCAGAACACCAAACCCGACAGTGTTGCTGCTACGGAAACGCCAACACCAGAAAATAGGACACAGCCTGAGCCAAGCTACAACACTGGTGATTCTGACACCGAGATAGAAGATCGGCGATAA
- a CDS encoding 26S protease regulatory subunit 4, translating into MGQQQSNLGGGPGGDGRDDKDKKKDKPKYEPPPPPTTRLGKKKRKAAGPSTASKLPDIYPTSRCKLRYLRMQRVHDHLLLEEEYVENMERMRKAKALASQDPARGGGDLDVMDRNADERSRVDDMRGSPMGVGNLEELIDDDHAIVSSATGPEYYVSIMSFVDKDLLEPGASILLHHKSVSVVGVLTEESDPLVSVMKLDKAPTESYADIGGLEQQIQEVRESVELPLLHPELYEEMGIKPPKGVILYGAPGTGKTLLAKAVANQTSATFLRIVGSELIQKYLGDGPRLVRQIFSVAADHAPSIVFIDEIDAIGTKRYESQSGGEREIQRTMLELLNQLDGFDDRGDVKVIMATNKIETLDPALIRPGRIDRKILFENPDQNTKKKIFTLHTSKMSLGDDVDLEEFINQKDDLSGADIRAICTEAGLMALRERRMRVQMDDFRAARERIMKTKQDGGPVEGLYLSAPSTAAYRSQVANTANKLTIRSRPPSRSVATFLTHSTMDEFDEEAFNQFFPSSFGKQAKSVDVESQISRSKRVDISASKPEGNELSTGMTALSEAARGSDDEQKESDNDGDEDSDNSDDDEDEFPVSHELVLKAHERAVTTMTVDPSGARLITGSTDCTLKLFDFASMTPSTLRAFKSVDPSAKKATAAQDTHAAHYAAFNPLSPSYVLAVTATAQPRILSRDGEILTEFVKGDMYLRDLHHTKGHVSEVTCGVWNPSNPNLCATGGTDSTIRIWDANVGRSQREVIVHKSRAAGSAGRTKMTAIAWGSPKQGGVDILVGVGLDGSLAMWSGNGPYTRPSAEIRDAHAKDTWTSGLDISSDGRLVITRGGDDTIKLWDTRKFKSPVTTVTHISTSSRYPTSNIQFSPSSANVITGSETGHLHILNPATLKPELVTPVTPGSPLITVLWHEKLNQIMTGSANAETHVLYNPTMSTKGAATVMSKAPKLRHVDEIAITADLNQGLAGDSVVVGSNGVPHYSSATRSARHPTVGFTASGRSRDPRRPHLPVQTPFAKNTPDEKHILEHIPLSSMRDEDPREALLKYADQAEKEPIFTKAYKETQPKAIYAELSDDEEQGPEKKKAKR; encoded by the exons ATG GGTCAACAGCAGTCTAACTTGGGTGGCGGCCCTGGAGGCGATGGTCGCGATGACAAGGATAAGAAA AAGGACAAGCCCAAGTACGAACCTCCCCCACCACCTACCACTCGTCTTGGAaagaagaagcgcaaggctGCTGGTCCAAGCACTGCGTCCAAGCTCCCCGATATCTACCCTACATCGCGATGCAAGCTACGATACCTTCGCATGCAGCGTGTTCACGACCACCTGCTGTTGGAAGAAGAGTACGTTGAGAACATGGAACGAATGCGCAAGGCCAAGGCCCTGGCAAGCCAGGATCCTGCCAGGGGAGGTGGTGACTTGGATGTGATGGATCGGAACGCTGATGAGCGGAGTCGAGTCGATGATATGCGAGGTAGCCCGATGGGCGTCGGCAATTTGGAAGAGTTGATTGATGATGACCACGCTATTGTCTCAAGTGCCACCGGCCCTGAGTACTACGTCTCCATCATGTCTTTCGTCGATAAAGATCTCCTTGAGCCGGGCGCTAGCATTCTTCTACACCACAAGTCAGTGTCTGTCGTCGGTGTATTGACGGAGGAGTCTGACCCCCTCGTCTCGGTGATGAAGTTGGACAAGGCGCCCACAGAATCATACGCCGATATTGGTGGTCTGGAGCAGCAAATTCAGGAAGTTCGAGAATCCGTCGAACTGCCCTTGCTACACCCCGAGCTGTACGAAGAGATGGGTATCAAGCCCCCCAAGGGTGTGATTCTCTACGGTGCCCCAGGTACCGGAAAGACGCTACTTGCCAAGGCTGTTGCCAACCAGACTAGCGCAACCTTCCTCCGCATTGTTGGCAGTGAACTGATCCAGAAATATCTGGGTGATGGCCCCCGCTTAGTTCGCCAAATTTTCTCAGTTGCTGCTGACCATGCTCCATCAATTGTGTTCATCGACGAGATTGATGCTATCGGTACGAAGCGATACGAATCACAATCTGGCGGCGAGAGAGAAATCCAGCGAACTATGCTTGAGCTTCTGAACCAGCTAGATGGATTCGATGATCGTGGTGACGTGAAGGTCATCATGGCCACCAACAAGATCGAAACACTGGACCCAGCTTTGATTAGACCTGGTCGTATTGACCGTAAGATTCTCTTCGAGAATCCAGACC AAAATACTAAGAAGAAGATTTTCACTCTGCACACGTCGAAAATGTCTCTCGGTGATGACGTTGATCTCGAGGAGTTCATCAACCAGAAAGACGATCTCTCTGGTGCCGATATCCGCGCCATCTGTACCGAAGCTGGTTTAATGGCCTTGAGAGAGCGCCGAATGAGGGTGCAGATGGACGACTTCCGGGCAGCTCGTGAGCGTATCATGAAGACCAAGCAGGATGGCGGTCCTGTAGAGGGTCTATACTT GTCTGCGCCAAGCACTGCAGCTTATCGGTCACAAGTTGCAAACACTGCAAACAAGCTCACTATCAGGTCGAGGCCTCCCTCTCGGTCTGTCGCAACGTTCCTCACACACTCAACCATGGATGAATTCGACGAGGAAGCATTCAATCAGTTCTTCCCTTCCAGCTTTGGGAAGCAGGCGAAATCGGTTGATGTTGAGTCACAGATCAGCCGATCCAAGCGTGTCGATATTTCGGCTTCAAAACCCGAGGGCAATGAACTAAGCACTGGCATGACAGCCCTTAGCGAAGCAGCAAGAGGGAGCGACGATGAGCAAAAAGAAAGTGACAATGATGGCGATGAAGACTCTGACAATTCagatgatgacgaggatgaattTCCCGTATCGCATGAGCTCGTTCTCAAGGCTCATGAGCGTGCCGTGACAACCATGACCGTGGACCCCTCGGGGGCCCGACTAATCACAGGTTCTACCGATTGCACACTGAAACTATTTGACTTTGCCTCGATGACTCCTTCAACACTTCGTGCTTTCAAATCCGTCGATCCTTCAGCCAAGAAAGCGACGGCGGCCCAGGACACCCACGCCGCGCACTACGCCGCGTTCAATCCGCTCTCCCCAAGCTATGTTCTAGCTGTGACTGCCACTGCGCAGCCACGGATTCTCAGCCGTGACGGTGAAATACTCACGGAATTTGTGAAGGGAGATATGTATCTACGAGATTTGCACCACACCAAAGGACATGTGTCTGAGGTCACTTGTGGTGTATGGAATCCATCCAATCCTAACCTATGCGCTACCGGTGGAACCGACAGCACAATTCGCATCTGGGATGCCAATGTCGGTCGCTCGCAGAGGGAGGTGATCGTGCACAAATCGCGGGCAGCTGGCTCCGCTGGTCGGACTAAGATGACTGCCATCGCATGGGGCTCTCCGAAACAAGGAGGTGTCGACATTCTGGTAGGTGTGGGTCTCGACGGGAGCCTAGCCATGTGGAGTGGAAACGGTCCATACACAAGACCCAGCGCAGAGATCCGGGATGCTCATGCCAAAGACACATGGACAAGCGGTCTTGACATCAGTTCCGACGGAAGGCTTGTTATCACCAGAGGTGGTGATGATACCATAAAGCTTTGGGATACTAGAAAATTCAAGAGTCCGGTCACAACTGTCacacacatctcgacatcTTCCCGTTACCCGACATCCAACATTCAGTTCTCTCCTTCATCTGCCAATGTCATCACAGGATCTGAAACCGGCCATTTGCACATCCTCAACCCCGCTACTCTAAAGCCAGAGCTTGTCACTCCTGTGACACCGGGGTCTCCTTTGATTACTGTTCTATGGCACGAAAAGCTCAACCAGATTATGACGGGCTCCGCCAATGCCGAAACACACGTTCTCTATAACCCGACCATGTCCACAAAGGGCGCAGCGACGGTCATGTCCAAGGCACCCAAACTCCGCCATGTCGATGAAATCGCCATCACTGCGGACTTGAACCAGGGATTGGCAGGTGACTCAGTGGTCGTCGGTTCCAACGGAGTTCCGCATTACAGTTCAGCAACTAGGTCTGCTCGTCATCCTACAGTCGGCTTTACAGCCTCTGGTCGCTCTCGGGATCCTCGCCGACCGCATTTGCCGGTGCAGACGCCGTTTGCCAAAAATACACCAGATGAGAAACACATCCTCGAACACATTCCACTCAGTTCGATGCGAGACGAGGATCCACGTGAAGCACTCTTGAAATATGCCGACCAAGCGGAGAAGGAGCCTATATTCACCAAGGCATACAAGGAAACACAACCAAAGGCTATATACGCGGAACTCAGTGACGATGAAGAGCAAGGAccggaaaagaagaaagcaaAGCGATGA
- a CDS encoding Cyclin Ccl1, putative, whose protein sequence is MEKTSQRGWIVNEDVVVSPEFPSFDLSLSLLKLHIERSLLLKSPGLTLVETNPRITMASNRMRRIGKEIADIHADAHSQIKAEPFGNQDDVTHLRGSFPGPPGTPYEGGTYNIDIKIPTDYPFRPPTMKFETKVWHPNVSSQTGAICLDTLSSAWSPVLTIKSALLSLQSLLSTPEPKDPQDAEVANMLLTSPKEFERVAREWAVIYAGAHAGAPVGSADNESGSSLDDTRHGAYEDSFAKYDGYNKNLIDRFTSMGFDVDRVVAAFRFVGAERRGGQDYELEEGRMGEIAARLLGE, encoded by the exons ATGGAAAAGACGAGTCAAAGGGGATGGATTGTCAATGAAGATGTGGTGGTGTCGCCCGAG TTCCCCTCCTTCG atctctctctctctctcctcaagtTACACATTGAACGATCTCTTCTTTTAAAATCTCCTGGTTTAACTCTTGTTGAAACGAATCCTCGAATCACCATGGCTAGCAATCGTATGCGTCGCATTGGTAAAGAGATTGCGGACATTCACGCCGATGCCCACTCTCAAATCAAGGCCGAGCCATTTGGCAACCAGGACGATGTCACTCACCTAAGGGGTTCATTTCCCGGGCCACCCGGCACCCCATATGAAGGTGGCACCTACAATATTGATATTAAAATCCCCACCGACTACCCTTTTCGACCACCTACCATGAAGTTTGAGACCAAAGTGTGGCATCCAAATGTCAGCAGTCAAACG GGTGCAATCTGCCTCGACACGCTTTCCAGTGCTTGGTCACCAGTTCTGACTATCAAGTCCGCCCTGCTTTCGCTGCAATCTTTGCTTAGCACACCCGAGCCCAAGGATCCCCAAGATGCTGAAGTGGCCAATATGCTTCTCACGTCACCCAAGGAGTTTGAACGTGTTGCACGCGAGTGGGCAGTCATCTATGCTGGAGCCCATGCTGGAGCCCCCGTGGGTAGTGCTGACAATGAAAGCGGATCAAGCCTAGATGACACTCGGCATGGGGCTTACGAAGACAGCTTTGCAAA GTATGATGGATACAACAAGAATTTGATCGACCGTTTCACCAGCATGGGCTTCGACGTCGATCGTGTGGTGGCTGCTTTCCGATTTGTCGGTGCCGAGCGACGAGGAGGTCAAGACTACGAGTTGGAAGAAGGTCGTATGGGTGAGATTGCTGCCCGACTTCTCGGTGAGTAA
- a CDS encoding Cyclin Ccl1, putative, translating to MIEDDLYRASSQYRLWSYTEPSLQSLRASTNAVASERVRAALRRSRETHQSTASSAVGTPIPGINVEINNKDEKDVECLTPEEELVLVRYYCEKTLELGETYKPPIPTMVRATAIQYLRRFYLTNSPMTYHPKSIMACALFVASKTDNYYISLRQFVDGIPGDTTTEDVIAPEFLLMQGLRFTFDVRHPFRGLEGGVMELQAIAQGQGQPAPHLPHETAEDLQQGLLSIAPPPVPSSSMSDRIARAHGTTRELLKSAAQMTDAYFLYTPSQIWFSAFLLADRPLAEFLLDVKLGGPVTATIPAPETDENGLLNPLYEIRSKLHHVLTECSALLQSYTPLSSDPAQMKSLKRIAKKLYHCQNPEKNMAAAQKRESAQPSTAVQSDTGVVTSESETERLAKKRKLEQEQTIRLDDNVFGPELVTQRTKQ from the exons atgattgaagacgacCTTTACCGTGCCTCGTCCCAGTACCGACTCTGGTCATACACCGAACCATCTCTGCAATCTCTCCGAGCCTCGACAAATGCAGTTGCTAGCGAGCGCGTGCGTGCCGCTTTGCGCAGATCGCGCGAAACTCATCAGTCGACCGCATCCTCCGCGGTGGGGACACCAATCCCCGGAATCAATGTGGAGATCAACAACAAAGATGAGAAGGACGTTGAATGCTTGACACCAGAGGAGGAGCTAGTTCTCGTGCGGTATTACTGCGAGAAAACGCTAGAGCTGGGAGAGACATATAAGCCACCAATTCCGACAATGGTGCGG GCCACCGCGATACAATACCTCCGCCGCTTCTACCTAACCAATTCACCCATGACATACCACCCAAAGTCGATCATGGCATGTGCGCTCTTCGTCGCGAGCAAAACCGACAATTACTATATCTCTCTTCGGCAATTTGTAGATGGAATCCCTGGTGACACAACGACCGAGGACGTCATCGCACCAGAATTCCTGCTCATGCAGGGACTCCGTTTCACTTTTGATGTCCGGCATCCATTCCGGGGACTCGAAGGCGGCGTCATGGAACTGCAAGCCATCGCACAAGGTCAAGGCCAGCCAGCCCCCCATCTACCACATGAAACTGCCGAAGATCTCCAGCAAGGATTGCTGTCCATCGCACCCCCTCCGGTCCCGTCGTCTTCAATGTCAGACCGGATCGCTCGGGCCCACGGCACAACCCGTGAGTTGCTGAAATCTGCCGCACAGATGACGGACGCCTACTTCTTGTACACACCATCCCAGATCTGGTTTTCCGCCTTTTTACTGGCGGATCGTCCCCTAGCCGAGTTTTTGCTGGATGTAAAACTTGGTGGTCCTGTCACAGCCACAATTCCCGCCCCGGAAACAGACGAAAATGGCCTTTTGAACCCTCTATATGAGATCCGCTCCAAGCTGCATCACGTCTTGACTGAATGTTCTGCTCTACTCCAATCCTACACTCCCCTCTCCTCGGACCCCGCGCAAATGAAGAGCCTCAAGCGCATCGCAAAGAAACTATATCATTGTCAGAACCCGGAGAAGAATATGGCTGCTGCTCAGAAACGGGAATCAGCACAACCATCTACGGCTGTTCAAAGTGACACTGGAGTAGTCACTTCTGAGAGCGAAACAGAACGCCTAGCGAAAAAGCGGAAACTGGAACAAGAACAGACCATCCGTCTGGATGATAATGTTTTTGGTCCGGAGTTGGTCACTCAACGAACCAAGCAGTAA
- a CDS encoding Ribosome biogenesis ABC transporter Arb1, putative — translation MVSASKAARMAKRADEKKPKKVTKVELDAHGKPIVEDAPATKDQSAVDKLTAQLDKHGLSDRVTTGVLSSLPASRDVKITSCSLVFHGKVLVTDSTLELTFGRRYGLLGENGCGKSTILKSIAAREYPVPEHIDIYLLNEGAPPTDFGALDWVVREAERQLDEMEKKAEQVLEEEGPDSPILEDLYDRMDKMDPSTFHVRASLILTGLGFNKNTINKKTKDMSGGWRMRVALAKALFVKPSLLLLDDPTAHLDLEACVWLEEYLKKWDRTLILVSHSMDFLNGVCTTMIDMRGQKLLYYGGNYDSYHKTRSEQETNQAKAYTKQQEEIQHIKKFIASAGTYANLVRQAKSRQKILDKMEADGFIQPVVADRVFTFRFADVEKLPPPVLSFDDVSFSYSGKWEDTLYEHLDLGVDMDSRTALVGPNGVGKSTLLRLMTGKLSPIGGRVSRHTHLKLGVYSQHSSEQLDLTKSSLEFVRDRFPEKSQDYQYWRQQLGRYGLSGEGQTALMGTLSEGQKSRIVFALLAIESPNMILLDEPTNGLDIPTIDSLADAINAYSGGVVVVSHDFRLLDKIAKDIMVCEDKTIRRWDGSIGEYKNHLRNKMLSAGAV, via the exons ATGGTTTCCGCCTCGAAGGCTGCCCGCATGGCCAAGCGTGCCGACGAGAAGAAGCCCAAGAAGGTCACCAAGGTCGAACTCGATGCCCACGGAAAACCCATCGTCGAGGATGCGCCCGCCACTAAGGATCAGTCCGCCGTTGATAAGCTCACAGCCCAGTTGGATAAACACGGTCTGTCCGATCGTGTCACCACCGGTGTGCTATCATCTCTGCCCGCCTCTCGCGACGTCAAAATCACCTCTTGCTCTCTTGTATTCCACGGAAAGGTCTTGGTCACTGATTCTACTCTCGAATTGACCTTCGGTCGTCGCTACGGTCTCCTCGGTGAGAACGGTTGCGGAAAGTCCACTATCCTCAAGTCCATTGCTGCCCGCGAGTACCCCGTTCCCGAGCACATCGATATCTACCTCCTGAACGAGGGTGCACCCCCCACCGACTTCGGTGCCCTTGACTGGGTTGTTCGCGAGGCCGAACGCCAGTTGGATgaaatggagaagaaggccgaGCAGGTTCTTGAGGAAGAAGGCCCTGATAGCCCTATCCTCGAAGACCTATATGAT CGCATGGACAAGATGGATCCTTCCACTTTCCACGTTCGTGCCTCCCTCATTTTGACCGGTCTCGGCTTCAACAAGAACACGATCaacaagaagaccaaggaCATGTCCGGTGGTTGGCGTATGCGTGTTGCCCTCGCCAAGGCCCTGTTCGTCAAGCCCTCTTTGCTCTTGCTTGATGATCCCACTGCCCATTTGGACTTGGAGGCTTGTGTGTGGCTCGAGGAGTACCTTAAGAAGTGGGATCGTACTTTGATCTTGGTCTCCCACTCCATGGATTTCCTCAACGGTGTCTGCACCACCATGATTGACATGCGTGGCCAGAAGCTTCTTTACTACGGTGGTAACTACGATTCTTACCACAAGACCCGTAGCGAGCAGGAGACCAACCAAGCCAAGGCCTACACTAAGCAGCAGGAAGAAATCCAGCACATCAAAAAGTTCATTGCTTCCGCTGGTACCTACGCTAACTTGGTGCGTCAAGCCAAGTCTCGCCAGAAGATTCTCGACAAGATGGAGGCCGATGGTTTCATCCAGCCCGTCGTTGCCGACCGTGTCTTCACTTTCCGTTTCGCCGATGTTGAGAAGCTTCCTCCCCCAGTTCTTTCCTTCGACGATGTCAGTTTCTCTTACTCCGGTAAGTGGGAAGACACTCTGTACGAGCACCTCGATCTCGGTGTCGACATGGACTCCCGTACCGCCCTGGTCGGCCCCAACGGTGTCGGCAAGTCTACCTTGCTCCGTCTCATGACCGGAAAGCTCAGCCCTATCGGTGGCCGTGTCTCCCGTCACACTCACTTGAAGCTCGGTGTTTACAGCCAGCACTCCTCTGAGCAGCTTGATCTTACCAAGTCTTCCCTGGAGTTCGTCCGTGACCGCTTCCCCGAGAAGTCCCAGGATTACCAGTACTGGCGTCAACAGCTCGGCCGCTACGGTCTGAGTGGTGAGGGCCAGACTGCCCTCATGGGTACCCTGTCCGAGGGTCAGAAGTCTCGTATTGTGTTCGCTCTGCTTGCCATCGAGTCCCCCAACATGATTCTGCTTGACGAGCCTACCAACGGTCTTGATATCCCTACCATTGACTCCTTGGCCGATGCCATCAATGCCTACAGCGGTGGTGTCGTCGTCGTCTCCCACGATTTCCGTCTCCTCGACAAGATCGCCAAGGACATCATGGTCTGTGAGGACAAGACCATCCGCCGTTGGGACGGCTCCATCGGCGAATACAAGAACCACCTCCGTAACAAGATGTTGTCTGCCGGTGCCGTTTAA